In Spirochaeta thermophila DSM 6578, the following proteins share a genomic window:
- a CDS encoding beta-1,3-glucanase family protein — MRRYLPYLAPLMLVLVLIVACEGGFVNLRGDLVSRAAFESGCDYVDADTARIWVDAADAGWADVHYRVNGGGQLNVRMNRDGTSFWYDVNGLSEGDVIDYWFTIGFDAGAQDTGWYSYTHTAGGSTPTPTPAGSTTFVIEAEDYAAMSGVQTESCVEGGLNVGWIDAGDWMAYASRYFEGGEYLVEYRVASLNGGGQLSADLDAGSIVLGSVSIPSTGGWQNWTTVSHTVTIPAGNHAFGIYAVSGGWNINWIRFTYLGGSGSTPTPTPSSSPRFIPLSPGMELTIQFLNKTGGRVDDSRIYAAIIGRDGGNRWCYLTPEGTATVIGAGDTSEQWFFRLDTIAGFQVPPVFTSARLYMSIDSPLVMSAVVDATGSVGIVQPDLGNPSDPNQDIIFDWAEFTVHSGTFWGNTTQVDQFGFPYTLAVYSDGGTLVKKVGIDRPRDEVFSLFDSYVPSEFRSLNHYPYRILAPAKGSFGEGKPNASYFDAYVDTVWNQYRTQTLTITHPLGTFQGRVLSDDRMEFTRLEDGQKFYIQRRPNDTEIFEGSGVLASGNTVELALEAWICAAFNRHVVHYPDSSYWNNPAYYYLDSPANWYAAFWHEISLGGLAYGFCYDDVNDQSTLIEAPNVRAVVIELYW; from the coding sequence ATGAGACGCTATCTTCCGTACCTTGCCCCCCTCATGCTCGTGCTTGTGCTGATTGTAGCATGCGAAGGGGGCTTCGTCAACTTACGTGGAGACCTGGTCTCCCGTGCCGCCTTTGAGAGCGGGTGCGACTATGTGGACGCCGACACTGCACGCATCTGGGTCGATGCTGCCGATGCGGGGTGGGCGGACGTGCACTACAGGGTGAACGGCGGTGGCCAGCTCAACGTCCGTATGAACCGGGATGGCACCTCCTTCTGGTACGACGTGAATGGGCTCTCCGAGGGTGATGTGATCGACTACTGGTTCACCATCGGGTTCGACGCGGGTGCGCAGGATACGGGCTGGTACTCCTACACGCACACCGCGGGTGGGAGCACCCCCACACCCACGCCTGCGGGGAGCACCACGTTTGTGATCGAGGCCGAGGACTATGCGGCGATGAGCGGGGTGCAGACGGAGTCGTGTGTCGAGGGCGGGCTCAACGTGGGCTGGATCGATGCGGGTGATTGGATGGCGTATGCGAGCCGGTACTTCGAGGGAGGGGAGTACCTCGTCGAGTACCGCGTGGCGAGCCTCAATGGGGGAGGCCAGCTGAGCGCCGATCTGGATGCGGGATCGATCGTGCTCGGGTCGGTGAGCATCCCCTCGACGGGTGGGTGGCAGAACTGGACCACGGTGTCCCACACGGTGACGATTCCTGCGGGGAACCATGCCTTTGGGATCTATGCGGTCTCCGGAGGGTGGAACATCAACTGGATCCGGTTCACCTACCTGGGTGGTAGTGGAAGCACCCCCACCCCCACGCCATCATCGTCTCCTCGGTTTATACCTCTTTCTCCAGGGATGGAACTGACGATACAGTTCCTCAACAAGACAGGTGGACGTGTAGATGACAGTCGAATCTATGCAGCAATCATTGGACGGGATGGAGGGAATAGATGGTGTTATCTTACTCCCGAGGGAACTGCCACGGTGATTGGGGCAGGAGATACGAGTGAGCAGTGGTTCTTCAGATTGGATACTATCGCTGGTTTTCAGGTGCCACCGGTCTTTACCTCGGCGAGGCTTTACATGAGTATAGATTCTCCACTGGTCATGAGTGCTGTGGTCGATGCGACAGGAAGTGTGGGAATTGTGCAGCCCGATCTTGGTAATCCCTCTGATCCGAATCAAGATATCATCTTCGATTGGGCGGAGTTCACCGTGCATAGTGGCACGTTTTGGGGTAATACCACCCAGGTCGATCAGTTCGGTTTCCCGTATACGCTTGCGGTGTATTCCGATGGGGGGACACTCGTCAAGAAAGTGGGAATCGATCGTCCAAGGGATGAGGTCTTTTCCCTCTTCGATAGCTACGTGCCTTCTGAGTTCAGGAGCCTGAATCACTATCCTTACCGAATCCTTGCGCCTGCGAAGGGGAGTTTCGGGGAAGGGAAACCCAACGCCTCATACTTCGACGCATATGTGGATACGGTGTGGAATCAGTATAGGACTCAGACGCTTACCATAACGCACCCATTAGGAACCTTCCAGGGAAGAGTTCTTTCGGATGACAGAATGGAGTTTACTCGCTTGGAGGACGGTCAGAAGTTCTACATTCAGAGACGACCGAACGATACAGAGATATTTGAAGGGTCTGGGGTGCTCGCTTCCGGGAATACGGTTGAGCTTGCATTGGAAGCGTGGATATGTGCTGCATTCAATCGTCACGTAGTCCACTATCCGGATTCCTCCTATTGGAACAATCCCGCGTACTACTATCTGGATTCACCCGCCAATTGGTACGCTGCCTTCTGGCATGAGATAAGTCTGGGAGGGCTTGCATATGGGTTCTGCTACGATGACGTGAACGATCAGAGCACCCTTATCGAGGCCCCGAACGTGAGGGCTGTGGTGATAGAGCTGTATTGGTAG
- a CDS encoding ATP-binding protein — translation MHETTSRPSGESATASSRSDPLWPVRLLLPLLPILALSLLPLALPLTPPLPSLLALLLQTLLTASLLLHHALHLRRTLRTLRRRLLTTPPPLLPHTRALTNPFSRALQPLEEALLHTLGQTHTRLQDLTAESHLYHTVLTHMEEGIVVTDGRLRITYANPRALEILPLPPEHRLKPLPQFLRSTSLLEHIHRTLSSGIPLTHTLTTPPPSSRTIRLHLIPLPPSPAERLLLVASDITRLERLEQIRRDFVSSVSHELKTPITTVLGYLETLKDLPPDDEATRTRFLETALSHTHRLHQIIEDLLLLSRIEQAEAPVPLERAPLAPLIRRAMELLRQTRGETHPLTLEGPEDLALPLNPGLMVQALYNLIHNAVTHTPPGTPVVVRWRGTGSSVLIQVEDRGPGIPPEALPRIFERFYRVDASRARSTGGTGLGLSIVKHIVQAHRGEVSVASTPGEGTTFTIRLPG, via the coding sequence ATGCACGAGACTACATCCAGACCGTCCGGGGAGTCGGCTACCGCCTCCAGCCGGTCTGACCCGCTCTGGCCGGTCCGCCTCCTCCTCCCCCTCCTCCCCATCCTCGCCCTCTCGCTCCTCCCCCTCGCGCTTCCCCTCACCCCACCCCTCCCCTCCCTCCTCGCCCTCCTCCTCCAGACCCTCCTCACCGCCTCCCTCCTCCTCCACCACGCCCTCCACCTCCGCCGCACCCTCCGCACCCTCAGGCGCCGCCTCCTCACCACCCCTCCCCCCCTCCTCCCCCACACCAGGGCCCTCACCAACCCCTTCTCCCGGGCCCTTCAGCCCCTTGAGGAGGCCCTGCTCCACACCCTCGGCCAGACCCACACCCGCCTCCAGGACCTCACCGCCGAGAGCCACCTCTACCACACCGTGCTCACCCACATGGAAGAGGGGATCGTGGTCACGGACGGCCGCCTCCGCATCACCTACGCCAACCCACGCGCCCTCGAGATCCTCCCCCTCCCCCCTGAGCACCGCCTGAAACCCCTCCCCCAATTCCTCCGCTCCACCTCCCTCCTCGAGCACATCCACAGGACCCTCTCCTCAGGCATCCCCCTCACCCACACCCTCACCACCCCACCCCCCTCCTCCAGAACCATCCGCCTCCATCTCATCCCCCTCCCCCCTTCCCCCGCGGAGCGCCTCCTCCTCGTGGCGAGCGACATCACCCGCCTCGAACGGCTCGAGCAGATCCGACGCGACTTCGTCTCCAGCGTCTCCCACGAACTCAAGACCCCCATCACCACCGTCCTCGGCTACCTCGAGACCCTCAAAGACCTCCCCCCGGACGACGAGGCCACCCGCACGCGCTTCCTCGAGACCGCCCTCTCACACACCCACCGCCTCCACCAGATCATCGAAGACCTCCTGCTCCTCTCCCGCATCGAGCAGGCAGAGGCCCCCGTACCCCTCGAACGCGCACCCCTCGCCCCACTCATCCGGAGGGCCATGGAGCTCCTCCGTCAAACCAGAGGCGAGACCCATCCCCTCACCCTCGAAGGCCCGGAGGACCTCGCGCTCCCCCTCAACCCCGGCCTCATGGTCCAGGCCCTCTACAACCTCATCCACAACGCCGTCACCCACACCCCACCCGGCACCCCCGTGGTGGTACGGTGGAGAGGCACCGGCTCATCCGTCCTCATCCAGGTGGAGGACCGCGGCCCCGGCATCCCCCCCGAGGCCCTCCCCCGCATCTTCGAACGATTCTACCGGGTGGACGCATCACGGGCCCGGAGCACCGGTGGTACGGGTCTCGGCCTCTCCATCGTGAAGCACATCGTACAGGCCCATCGCGGCGAGGTGAGCGTAGCGAGCACCCCGGGAGAAGGCACCACCTTCACCATACGTCTCCCGGGGTGA
- a CDS encoding response regulator, which produces MTILVVDDEPDIVELVRFHLEREGYEVVSTGEGRDALEKARNLLPDAIILDLMLPGMSGLEVCRLLRQQDRTSHIPILMLTAKSEETDVVVGLELGADDYITKPFSPRILLARLKAVLKRTHPPEGRSDEPIVVGELVIDPHRYSVRVRGREVILSATEFAILSFLARNPGWVFSRQQIIDAVKGEDYPVTERAVDVQILSIRKKLGDARDYIQTVRGVGYRLQPV; this is translated from the coding sequence ATGACCATCCTGGTGGTCGACGACGAACCCGACATCGTGGAGCTCGTCCGCTTCCACCTCGAACGGGAGGGCTACGAGGTGGTGAGCACAGGGGAAGGGAGGGACGCGCTCGAGAAGGCACGGAACCTGCTTCCCGACGCCATCATCCTCGACCTCATGCTTCCCGGGATGAGCGGGCTCGAGGTGTGCAGGCTCCTCAGGCAGCAGGACAGGACCTCCCACATTCCCATCCTCATGCTCACCGCAAAGAGCGAGGAGACCGACGTGGTGGTGGGCCTGGAGCTCGGGGCCGACGACTACATCACCAAGCCCTTCAGCCCCCGCATACTCCTCGCCCGGCTCAAGGCCGTGCTCAAACGCACCCACCCCCCGGAAGGAAGGAGCGACGAACCAATCGTGGTGGGCGAGCTCGTCATAGACCCTCATCGTTATTCCGTCCGCGTACGGGGACGAGAGGTCATCCTCTCGGCCACGGAGTTCGCCATACTCAGCTTCCTCGCCCGGAACCCCGGGTGGGTCTTCTCCAGGCAGCAGATCATCGACGCGGTGAAGGGCGAGGACTACCCGGTCACGGAACGCGCCGTGGACGTGCAGATCCTCAGCATAAGGAAGAAGCTCGGCGATGCACGAGACTACATCCAGACCGTCCGGGGAGTCGGCTACCGCCTCCAGCCGGTCTGA
- the phoU gene encoding phosphate signaling complex protein PhoU encodes MRHHLEDEITDLRNSIFSMGILVEETLHKAYRALKEQNTDLAQEVFEDEEEINRLQHTLEHRCAEILATEHPVAGDLREILTSFKIIANIERIGDHAVHFAKALMRLRNREVLRDLSQFFSMAEEGISMFHDALTAYIERDAEKAREVASRDSRIDEMHGQILQHLFRLIKEHPDRPEDFTSLLFLNRFLERLGDHVTNICEWVVFSTTGVHEELNQ; translated from the coding sequence ATGAGACACCATCTCGAAGACGAGATTACCGACCTCAGGAACAGCATCTTCTCCATGGGCATCCTCGTGGAAGAGACCCTCCACAAGGCCTACAGGGCCCTCAAGGAGCAGAACACGGACCTCGCGCAGGAGGTCTTCGAAGACGAAGAGGAGATCAACCGGCTCCAGCACACCCTCGAGCACCGCTGTGCCGAGATCCTCGCCACCGAACACCCGGTGGCAGGCGACCTCAGGGAGATCCTCACCTCCTTCAAGATCATTGCCAACATAGAGCGCATCGGGGACCACGCCGTCCACTTCGCCAAGGCCCTCATGAGGCTCAGGAACCGCGAGGTGCTCAGAGACCTCTCCCAGTTCTTCTCCATGGCAGAAGAGGGCATCTCCATGTTCCACGACGCCCTCACCGCCTACATCGAACGCGACGCAGAGAAGGCCAGGGAGGTGGCCTCACGCGACAGCCGCATCGATGAGATGCACGGCCAGATACTCCAGCACCTCTTCCGGCTCATCAAGGAACACCCCGACCGACCCGAGGACTTCACCTCGCTCCTCTTCCTCAATCGGTTCCTCGAACGCCTCGGTGACCACGTCACCAACATCTGCGAGTGGGTCGTCTTCAGCACCACGGGAGTCCACGAAGAGCTCAACCAGTAG
- a CDS encoding DUF6675 family protein — protein MRTHIPAILLLLAIPGSLHGQTFPLSPQQEETLETTGELTIYFDGTPERILYHGPLSPLIRADLKDLSPTIGVESLFRLPMPSSLREGSDPIPELYNILHRVSTMKGIQYYSASRGRMRTMFHDAYRIASPEAREPVPDLTFSELPREPVSITIFQDDSSFGKNLYRITYRVEGSFILLSMENLDTLAYMGLIPLVSPGGLRTHLVIVPRGEELMFYGICGVRTIRFFGMEKRYASFYNRIVALKNWFQSQLPLRP, from the coding sequence ATGCGAACGCACATCCCTGCAATTCTACTCCTCCTCGCGATCCCCGGCTCCCTCCACGGACAGACCTTCCCTCTCTCCCCTCAGCAGGAAGAGACCCTCGAGACCACCGGTGAGCTCACCATCTACTTCGACGGCACACCCGAACGCATCCTCTACCACGGCCCCCTCTCCCCGCTCATCCGCGCCGACCTGAAGGACCTCTCCCCCACCATCGGCGTGGAATCCCTCTTCCGCCTCCCCATGCCGTCCTCTCTCCGCGAAGGCTCCGATCCCATACCCGAACTCTACAACATACTCCATCGAGTGAGCACCATGAAGGGGATCCAGTACTACTCGGCCAGCAGGGGCAGGATGCGCACCATGTTCCACGACGCCTACCGCATCGCCTCGCCCGAAGCGCGGGAGCCGGTTCCCGACCTCACCTTCAGCGAACTCCCGCGCGAGCCCGTCTCCATCACCATCTTCCAGGACGACTCCAGCTTCGGGAAAAACCTCTACCGGATCACCTACCGGGTGGAAGGCTCGTTCATCCTCCTCTCCATGGAGAACCTGGACACCCTCGCCTACATGGGCCTCATCCCCCTCGTCTCGCCCGGCGGCCTCCGCACCCACCTCGTGATCGTGCCCCGCGGGGAGGAGCTCATGTTCTACGGCATCTGCGGCGTCCGCACCATCCGCTTCTTCGGCATGGAGAAGCGCTACGCGAGCTTCTACAACCGTATCGTGGCCCTCAAGAACTGGTTCCAGAGCCAACTCCCCTTAAGGCCATAG
- the murG gene encoding undecaprenyldiphospho-muramoylpentapeptide beta-N-acetylglucosaminyltransferase: protein MRIVYTGGGTAGHVFPALAVHRVLEERVPGLEAVWIGSRKGPERGWVEEAGVRFYGVPAGKWRRYLSVKNVVDVGRVGVGVMASLLLLRRLRPRVVFSKGGYVAVPPVIAASILGIPVVVHESDLDPGLATRITARYASRILTSWPETATFFPREWEPRVVCTGNPVRPEVRSGDPGKVREFFPVRPGRPLLLVLGGSQGARQVNELVWAALPRLLEWCEVIHQTGPDVERAPRREGYHPVAFLGRELPHVLSAAQVVVSRAGAGAVAELAACGKAAVLVPLGRELGSRGDQVRNARRLAERGAAVVLEGGEAVPARLVQVVEGLMRDEGRRRALEERIRELARPDAAEAIARVLEGFLSESPTRRHGGDE, encoded by the coding sequence ATGAGGATTGTCTACACAGGAGGAGGGACGGCGGGACATGTGTTCCCGGCCCTCGCGGTGCACCGGGTGCTCGAGGAGAGGGTGCCCGGGCTGGAGGCGGTGTGGATCGGCTCGCGAAAGGGGCCGGAGAGGGGCTGGGTGGAGGAGGCGGGGGTGCGGTTCTACGGGGTGCCTGCGGGAAAGTGGAGGAGGTACCTCTCGGTGAAGAACGTGGTGGATGTGGGGCGGGTGGGGGTGGGTGTGATGGCCTCTCTCCTGCTCCTCAGGAGGCTCAGGCCCCGGGTGGTCTTCTCCAAGGGGGGGTACGTGGCGGTGCCGCCGGTGATCGCGGCCTCGATCCTGGGCATCCCGGTGGTGGTGCACGAGTCCGATCTGGATCCCGGTCTCGCCACCAGGATCACGGCCCGGTATGCCTCGCGTATCCTCACCTCGTGGCCTGAGACGGCCACGTTCTTCCCCAGGGAGTGGGAACCGCGTGTGGTGTGTACCGGGAACCCCGTGCGGCCGGAGGTGCGCTCGGGGGATCCGGGAAAGGTGAGGGAATTCTTCCCCGTACGGCCCGGGCGGCCGCTCCTCCTGGTGTTGGGGGGGAGCCAGGGGGCCCGTCAGGTGAACGAGCTGGTGTGGGCGGCCCTCCCCCGGCTCCTCGAGTGGTGCGAGGTGATCCACCAGACCGGGCCGGATGTGGAGCGGGCGCCGCGCCGGGAGGGGTACCACCCCGTGGCCTTCCTGGGACGAGAGCTTCCCCACGTGCTCTCCGCTGCGCAGGTGGTGGTGTCGCGGGCCGGGGCGGGGGCGGTGGCGGAGCTGGCGGCGTGCGGGAAGGCGGCGGTGCTCGTGCCGCTCGGGAGGGAGCTGGGGAGCCGTGGCGACCAGGTGAGGAACGCGCGCAGGCTCGCGGAGCGGGGGGCGGCGGTGGTGCTCGAGGGGGGTGAGGCGGTGCCGGCGAGGCTGGTGCAGGTGGTGGAGGGCCTCATGCGGGATGAGGGGCGGCGGAGGGCGTTGGAAGAGCGTATCCGGGAGCTCGCCCGGCCGGATGCAGCGGAGGCGATCGCCCGGGTGCTCGAGGGATTTCTCTCGGAGTCCCCCACAAGACGACACGGAGGTGACGAATGA
- a CDS encoding CvpA family protein produces MNLTALDVVFLGVILFFIVQGLIKGFIQGFMSVLAVGGGLTAGALFSSRAAGLFDSLLGASPWSPVLGFLSLFIVVYAVVKLLENALQSLIERVHLENLDKALGFFLGILKGIVVVAVILLILEAQPFVDTTRMLGTSLFARLLLPLLPDPTGVVNAAREAAGAGMLRGGGGTGSL; encoded by the coding sequence ATGAATCTTACCGCGCTCGATGTGGTGTTCCTGGGGGTGATCCTCTTCTTCATCGTCCAGGGGCTCATAAAGGGGTTCATCCAGGGGTTCATGTCGGTGCTCGCCGTGGGGGGCGGCCTTACGGCGGGGGCCCTCTTCTCCTCCCGGGCTGCGGGGCTCTTCGATTCTCTCCTGGGCGCCTCTCCCTGGAGCCCTGTGCTCGGTTTTCTCTCTCTCTTCATCGTGGTCTACGCCGTGGTGAAACTCCTGGAGAACGCCCTCCAGTCCCTCATCGAGCGGGTACACCTCGAAAACCTCGACAAGGCTCTGGGGTTCTTTCTCGGTATCCTGAAGGGGATCGTGGTGGTGGCGGTCATCCTCCTCATCCTCGAGGCCCAGCCCTTCGTCGACACCACCCGCATGCTCGGCACGAGCCTCTTCGCGCGTCTCCTCCTCCCCTTGCTCCCCGATCCAACGGGTGTGGTGAATGCGGCGCGTGAAGCGGCCGGTGCAGGGATGCTGCGTGGAGGGGGCGGGACCGGTTCCCTGTGA
- a CDS encoding DNA polymerase III subunit delta' — MFENIIGHSQTVSQLSRELKEGSFPSSVLISGPPYAGKLTMALEISRVLSCEREAAWDCPCDSCRRQRLLLEPLTLVVGPKRFLQEIRASWDTLMRAPGVATRFLFVRAVRKLTRRFDPVLWEGEEGKVRQAFDLVAEITELLEGFYPSSEGGELGEGLVKAGERILGFCRKLEAFVPRDGVPVAMVRRILSSVHLSSSRTPHVVIVEHADTLQEASRNALLKELEEPPAGTYFILLTRRRTAIIPTILSRVRHYQLFERSTEEMRGVLARIFRLANPPEHLSAFFHQFSALEEEGLAAKARGFVRMLVGAASFDSSLLDVPREEWEAWYEVALDELSSFLPSSHAGEVEQVSRLLSRACFRVRDLNMNPQTVLEALFLERELAYSGGRP; from the coding sequence ATGTTCGAGAACATCATCGGCCACAGCCAGACGGTGTCACAGCTCTCGAGGGAATTGAAGGAAGGGAGCTTCCCTTCCTCGGTGCTCATCTCAGGCCCTCCATATGCGGGGAAGCTCACGATGGCCCTCGAGATCAGCCGTGTGCTCTCGTGCGAGAGGGAGGCGGCGTGGGACTGTCCGTGCGACTCCTGCCGGCGTCAGCGCCTTCTCCTCGAGCCCCTCACCCTCGTCGTGGGACCCAAGCGCTTTCTGCAGGAGATACGCGCCTCGTGGGACACCCTCATGCGGGCTCCGGGCGTGGCCACGCGCTTCCTCTTCGTGAGAGCAGTGCGCAAGCTCACCCGGAGGTTCGACCCCGTGCTCTGGGAGGGAGAGGAAGGGAAGGTGCGGCAGGCCTTCGACCTCGTGGCGGAGATCACGGAGTTGCTCGAGGGGTTCTATCCTTCCTCCGAGGGAGGAGAACTCGGAGAGGGATTGGTCAAGGCGGGGGAACGTATACTCGGATTCTGCAGGAAGCTCGAGGCCTTCGTCCCCCGGGACGGCGTCCCGGTGGCCATGGTGCGGCGCATCCTCTCGTCCGTGCACCTCTCCTCCTCCCGCACGCCGCACGTGGTGATCGTCGAACACGCCGACACCCTCCAGGAGGCCTCCCGGAACGCCCTCCTCAAGGAACTCGAAGAGCCCCCGGCAGGGACTTACTTCATCCTCCTCACCCGCAGGCGGACGGCCATCATCCCCACCATACTCTCCCGCGTGCGACACTATCAGCTCTTCGAACGCTCGACCGAGGAGATGCGCGGTGTCCTCGCACGCATCTTCCGCCTTGCAAACCCTCCAGAGCATCTCTCTGCGTTTTTCCATCAGTTCTCGGCACTCGAAGAGGAGGGGCTTGCCGCGAAGGCGAGAGGATTCGTCCGCATGCTGGTGGGGGCGGCCTCCTTCGATTCCTCACTCCTCGATGTGCCCAGGGAGGAGTGGGAGGCGTGGTACGAGGTGGCGCTGGATGAACTCTCCTCCTTCCTTCCTTCCTCTCATGCCGGAGAGGTGGAACAGGTCTCACGTCTCCTCTCGCGGGCGTGTTTCAGGGTGAGGGATCTCAACATGAATCCCCAGACGGTCCTCGAGGCCCTCTTTCTCGAGCGGGAGCTCGCATACTCGGGAGGTCGGCCGTGA
- a CDS encoding two-component system sensor histidine kinase NtrB — MRGFLERTLGKLEKLDREQLKRVFEDFVEEYGRLEDVLNSIPEAILVLDEDDRLAFANRLAQRLGVVEEDSEGRGVEDAVRDTQIREHVRALLSREETVRGREFTFDLGGRRRIFRVDVLPLVRGGMIRGTLVLMEDVTDQRAQEVRLKRMESLASLTTLAASVAHEIKNPLGAISIHLQLIERLLSQKGCLSTEEVSPYVGVIKEEIERLNRIVVDFLFAVRPINLEREELSVRELVEETLSLVGPELAQAGVRVDIRIPEDIPSLSLDRRYIKQALLNLIKNAVQAMPEGGVLTVWAQLRDGRLALSFSDTGVGIPEHLKEKIFEPYFTTKETGSGLGLTLVYKIVQEHGGEIEVQSAEGKGTTFTLLFPIPATVSRRITWNGEQP; from the coding sequence GTGAGGGGCTTTCTGGAACGGACGTTGGGGAAGCTCGAGAAACTCGACAGGGAGCAGCTCAAGAGGGTCTTCGAAGACTTTGTGGAGGAGTACGGCCGCCTCGAGGATGTCCTCAACTCGATACCCGAAGCCATCCTGGTGCTGGATGAGGACGACAGGCTGGCCTTCGCCAACAGGCTGGCCCAGAGGCTCGGAGTGGTGGAGGAGGACAGCGAGGGACGTGGGGTGGAGGATGCGGTTCGGGATACCCAGATCCGGGAACACGTACGCGCGCTCCTCTCGAGGGAGGAGACGGTGCGTGGGCGTGAGTTCACCTTCGATCTGGGGGGCCGGCGGCGCATCTTCCGGGTGGACGTGCTCCCCCTCGTGCGGGGCGGGATGATCAGGGGCACTCTCGTCCTCATGGAGGATGTCACCGACCAGCGGGCCCAGGAGGTGCGACTCAAGCGTATGGAGAGTCTCGCCTCGCTCACCACCCTCGCGGCGAGCGTGGCCCATGAGATCAAGAATCCACTGGGCGCCATCAGTATCCATCTCCAGCTCATCGAGCGGCTCCTCTCCCAGAAAGGATGCCTCTCCACCGAGGAGGTCTCTCCCTACGTGGGAGTGATAAAAGAGGAGATAGAACGGCTCAACCGTATCGTGGTGGATTTCCTTTTCGCAGTCCGGCCGATCAATCTTGAGAGGGAGGAACTCTCGGTGCGCGAGCTGGTGGAGGAGACCCTCTCCCTGGTAGGTCCCGAACTCGCTCAAGCGGGGGTGAGAGTCGACATCCGGATCCCCGAGGACATCCCTTCCCTTTCCCTCGATCGAAGGTACATCAAGCAGGCCCTCCTCAACCTCATAAAGAACGCCGTACAGGCCATGCCCGAGGGAGGCGTTCTCACCGTCTGGGCCCAGTTACGGGACGGCAGGCTCGCTCTCTCGTTCTCGGACACCGGTGTGGGGATCCCGGAGCACCTCAAGGAGAAGATCTTTGAACCGTACTTCACCACCAAGGAGACGGGCTCTGGACTGGGGCTCACCCTGGTCTATAAGATAGTGCAGGAACACGGAGGAGAGATAGAGGTCCAGTCGGCGGAGGGGAAGGGCACGACGTTCACCCTTCTTTTCCCCATACCGGCCACCGTGTCCCGAAGGATCACCTGGAACGGGGAGCAGCCATGA
- a CDS encoding sigma-54-dependent transcriptional regulator produces the protein MRFNVLVADDEKNIREGLKTFLQMEGYEVFLAEDGDRAKKILDEEDIDLVIADLKMPGMPGDELLRYVVGGYPTVPVIILTGHGTIESAVQAMRDGAFDFLTKPLNLDRLGLLVKRALSTRELVLQHRELQRELERQKKFGMLIGKSPQMKQIFEVIQQVAPTRASVLITGESGVGKERIADAIHYFSNRRDKPLIKVHCAALAESLLESELFGHEKGAFTGAHATRRGRFELADGGTLFLDEIGEISPAVQVKLLRVLQEKKFERVGGERTIEVDVRIIAATNKDLKREVEEGRFREDLYYRLNVVHIHVPPLRERKEDIPLLIAAFLKELAEENGKKIEGIDPKARAILYNYSWPGNVRELRNCIESAVVMCKGTIIVVEDLPPHIREEAEGGGLIRIAVGTSLEEAEKEIIRATLAYCKGNKSRAAQILGIGRKTLHRKIQEYGLEEVVP, from the coding sequence ATGAGGTTCAACGTGCTCGTCGCCGACGATGAGAAGAACATCAGGGAAGGGCTGAAGACATTCCTCCAGATGGAGGGGTATGAAGTTTTTCTGGCCGAAGACGGTGATCGGGCGAAGAAGATCCTCGACGAAGAGGACATCGACCTGGTGATCGCCGACCTCAAGATGCCCGGCATGCCGGGAGACGAGCTCCTCAGATACGTGGTCGGCGGGTATCCCACGGTCCCCGTCATCATACTCACCGGTCACGGGACCATCGAGAGTGCGGTCCAGGCCATGAGGGACGGTGCCTTCGACTTCCTCACCAAACCCCTCAATCTCGACAGGCTGGGCCTCCTGGTGAAGCGGGCTCTCTCCACCCGGGAGTTGGTGCTCCAGCACAGGGAACTGCAACGGGAACTTGAGCGTCAGAAAAAGTTCGGGATGCTCATCGGGAAGAGTCCCCAGATGAAGCAGATCTTCGAGGTGATCCAGCAGGTGGCGCCCACCCGGGCATCGGTCCTCATCACGGGGGAGAGCGGAGTCGGGAAGGAGCGGATCGCCGATGCCATCCACTATTTCTCGAACCGGAGGGACAAGCCGCTCATCAAGGTCCACTGCGCGGCCCTCGCGGAGAGTCTCCTGGAGAGCGAGCTCTTCGGCCATGAGAAGGGTGCCTTCACCGGAGCGCACGCCACCCGGAGGGGCCGGTTCGAGCTCGCGGACGGCGGTACGCTCTTCCTCGATGAGATAGGGGAGATAAGCCCTGCGGTCCAGGTGAAGCTCCTCCGTGTGCTCCAGGAGAAGAAGTTCGAGCGGGTGGGAGGGGAGAGAACCATCGAGGTGGATGTCCGGATCATCGCCGCCACCAACAAGGACCTCAAGAGGGAGGTAGAGGAAGGGCGCTTCAGGGAAGATCTCTACTATCGACTCAACGTGGTGCACATCCACGTGCCGCCGTTGAGGGAGCGCAAGGAGGACATCCCTCTCCTCATTGCGGCCTTTCTCAAGGAGCTCGCAGAGGAGAACGGCAAGAAGATCGAGGGCATCGATCCCAAGGCTCGTGCCATTCTCTACAACTACTCCTGGCCGGGGAACGTGAGGGAACTCCGCAACTGCATAGAGAGTGCCGTGGTGATGTGCAAGGGGACCATCATCGTGGTCGAGGATCTCCCTCCACACATCCGTGAGGAGGCGGAGGGGGGAGGGCTCATCCGTATCGCCGTAGGCACCTCGCTGGAGGAAGCGGAGAAGGAGATCATCCGCGCCACCCTTGCCTATTGCAAGGGCAACAAGTCACGGGCGGCACAGATACTCGGCATAGGAAGGAAGACGCTCCACAGGAAGATCCAGGAATACGGTCTCGAGGAAGTCGTTCCATGA